In one window of Helianthus annuus cultivar XRQ/B chromosome 17, HanXRQr2.0-SUNRISE, whole genome shotgun sequence DNA:
- the LOC110924013 gene encoding cyclin-K-like — MEMDDDPDPEMQTGTPGHPISISSGSPFQGSPYRGPDSFQERMATYDWCFTPSYHSSPAQLTLIEPQLQAVSPPPLPVEEPPQQPPQPPHEPPRRRRNARISVRGGPRFSSPQDSSSYPPIPEDPQVGGPSNAVSENDPPPASYAPPPPPMGFDNPILTYPGSAGYNPFENPSGYPSDYGTHDPYLTAEQYHHLYPSSYPPGYPTGYPVQGYQYPPYHQPPPNQQQQTQEILERLDRVEHEASKTKKQHSSFMKGLANFIKGKKK, encoded by the coding sequence ATGGAGATGGACGACGACCCAGACCCGGAGATGCAGACTGGAACACCGGGCCACCCAATTAGTATCTCAAGCGGTTCCCCATTTCAGGGATCACCGTACCGTGGGCCCGATTCATTTCAAGAGAGGATGGCCACTTATGATTGGTGCTTTACTCCTTCGTACCATAGTTCTCCAGCTCAACTAACTTTGATTGAGCCCCAACTTCAAGCGGTTTCACCTCCACCACTTCCTGTTGAGGAGCCGCCTCAACAGCCACCTCAGCCACCTCACGAGCCTCCGAGGCGAAGGAGGAACGCACGTATATCCGTGCGAGGAGGACCTCGTTTTAGTTCTCCTCAAGATTCGAGTTCTTATCCTCCTATTCCCGAGGACCCCCAAGTGGGTGGACCCTCGAATGCGGTGTCAGAGAACGATCCTCCACCAGCTTCTtatgcaccaccaccaccgcctatGGGTTTCGACAACCCGATCTTGACTTACCCAGGTTCTGCTGGTTACAATCCTTTTGAAAACCCATCGGGATATCCATCGGATTATGGAACTCATGACCCGTACCTTACAGCTGAACAATACCATCATCTTTACCCTTCTTCTTACCCTCCAGGTTATCCAACTGGATACCCAGTGCAGGGTTATCAATACCCGCCATACCATCAACCACCTCCTAACCAGCAGCAGCAAACTCAGGAAATCCTGGAAAGGTTAGATAGGGTTGAGCATGAGGCAAGCAAAACCAAGAAGCAACATAGTAGCTTTATGAAGGGCCTTGCAAACTTTATTAAAGGCAAGAAGAAGTAG